In Quercus robur chromosome 11, dhQueRobu3.1, whole genome shotgun sequence, the following proteins share a genomic window:
- the LOC126706407 gene encoding uncharacterized protein At2g29880-like has translation MSAGLDGVLGRPKAEWTPSRDAYLVELFIEQHNLGRTAYNEYKNEVIRSVTRDFNKKFGMNLEENQIKNRYNVMKKDYGVVKALLGNTGFGWDETRQMVVADDKVWDSYIMVRSEARPFRRKSFPLYKQMSIIFEGEKANGKYQFPSGVPVPTEEGNSNTETVRSSEPTNLPTQIVDGTLDSDSIVRINNTQPKKRKSFAPTASGHKKRAYAYKVGETIENALYEIFSATKFKAMQRNECNEKTMYQKCLEDLQKLEELDDTEFTKAVNVLRDDKNAIAFMTIKGPRRLTWLRSLWQA, from the exons ATGTCTGCTGGACTAGATGGAGTCCTAGGTCGACCCAAGGCAGAGTGGACACCATCACGTGATGCCTATTTGGTTGAGCTTTTCATTGAGCAACACAATCTTGGGAGGACTGCGTACAATGAATATAAAAATGAAGTAATTAGGTCTGTTACACGTGACTTCAATAAGAAGTTTGGCATGAATTTGGAAGAGAACCAGATAAAAAACCGCTACAATGTGATGAAGAAAGATTATGGTGTTGTTAAAGCCTTGCTTGGTAATACAGGGTTTGGTTGGGATGAAACTCGACAAATGGTTGTGGCTGATGATAAAGTTTGGGATAGCTATATTATG GTACGAAGTGAAGCAAGACCTTTTCGAAGAAAGAGCTTTCCTCTTTATAAACAAATGTCAATCATTTTTGAAG GAGAAAAAGCTAATGGCAAGTACCAATTTCCAAGTGGAGTACCTGTGCCAACAGAAGAAGGAAATAGCAACACAGAAACTGTGCGATCTTCAGAGCCCACTAACCTGCCTACTCAAATAGTCGATGGCACTCTTGATTCTGATTCAATAGTCCGTATAAATAACACACAACCCAAGAAGCGCAAATCTTTTGCTCCAACAGCATCAGGTCATAAGAAGAGAGCATATGCCTATAAAGTTGGGGAGACGATTGAAAATGCTCTATATGAGATATTCTCAGCAACAAAGTTCAAAGCTATGCAAAGGAATGAATGCAATGAGAAAACAATGTATCAAAAGTGCCTGGAGGACTTGCAGAAGTTGGAAGAGTTGGATGACACTGAGTTTACAAAGGCTGTTAATGTTCTTAGGGATGATAAAAATGCAATTGCATTCATGACAATAAAGGGACCTCGAAGATTAACCTGGTTGAGGTCTCTATGGCAAGCATAG